From a region of the Labrus mixtus chromosome 5, fLabMix1.1, whole genome shotgun sequence genome:
- the atxn2 gene encoding ataxin-2 isoform X10: MRMVHVLTSVVGAKCELKVKNGAVYEGVFKTYGPECDLVLDAAHRKSPEPSIAPRKEDIVESIIFKASDVVVVTFKDVDLNFARKVSSDTDNFTDAAVSTRINGEHKEKDLEPWDGGETHNSDSLESLDTDVSNGWDPNDMFKYNEEKYGVLSTYDSSLSTYTVPLERDNSEEFLKREARAAQLAEEIEASATYKARVALENDERSEEEKYTAVVRGERESHTLSRENKYIPPGQRNREAMSWGPGRQNSPRLAQSSSGPSAPRPGPHDYSPSSGADQRVVNGGPSHWPSPCPSPSSRPPSRYQSGPSSLPPRATTPTRPPSRPPSRPSRPPSHSSHPSYPSSPSSFSHHGPTSPANTLPKRMSSEGPPRMSPKSQRTPRAHRVPPCRTTGVPPGVDLISHNAPGEVPVTPPTRSSSSGGTWSSVVSGAHRPRSPRQNSMGGASPGSSSIPSPQTGATPVETAATPTSTSSPTAASPAPGMVASPLADAKECRVQETRQTSPMANKENIKPLDSSPSITRPVCKGPPSMASDHRKQIDNLKKFSVDFRLQSSSNSDPAFDQMMTKPPRDPADKPKDLPLDKASAAGREGLDDGAVIAASAPGCAPAPSTNTTINTSKPGSPAALSPSPSAPDMKRAGLDVTSQGVQTSATSSFSGAKHEEKEEKKEAVQDQVRKSTLNPNANEFKPRFNTQPKPANTPTPPRPQGQPSPSIMVQQPQAVYGQTVCFPQMYPLTPVSPGVQKSIIWKSPAMYQVQMPHMTVSQSKPYRPGKVPNMPQQRSDQHHPPGTPTMMHPATAAGPPIVAQSPAYSAQYFTCSPQQFTSQPLVQQMTHYQSQAQHVFSPVMQGSARMMAPPTHGQPSLVSSSTTQYPEQTHTMYVSPGPMPQQYPHPSATLHPHPQHPQPSATPTGQGQQGGPPQHGGPQSHPAASPVQHPQHQQAAAAAAAAQALHLANQAPQQQMYSTLAPTPPSMTPGPNPQSPQASFPSAQQTVYIHPQQVQHGYNHNHMAHVQQAHMQSGMVPSHHPGQTHPTMMLMATQGPPGGPQPQMPQQALNHIPVSSTTHFSYLAHPQVQPHHQQQL; the protein is encoded by the exons TCTCCTCTGACACAG ACAATTTCACAGATGCAGCAGTGAGCACTAGGATCAATGGCGAGCATAAAGAGAAAGATCTAGAGCCTTGGGATGGAGGAGAGACCCACAACTCTGACAGCCTCGAGTCTCTGGATACAGATGTG tcAAACGGGTGGGATCCAAATGACATGTTCAAGTACAATGAGGAGAAATATGGAGTCTTGTCTACATATGACAGCAGCCTGTCTACATATAC GGTCCCCCTGGAGCGGGACAACTCAGAAGAGTTCCTCAAGAGGGAGGCGCGTGCTGCCCAGCTGGCGGAAGAGATTGAGGCCAGTGCAACATACAAAGCCCGCGTAGCCCTGGAGAACGATGAACGCTCTGAGGAGGAGAAATATACTGCTGTGGTGCGAGGGGAAAGAGAGTCTCACACACTCAGCAG AGAGAACAAGTACATTCCTCCAGGTCAGAGGAACAGGGAGGCGATGTCGTGGGGACCGGGACGTCAGAATTCCCCCCGTCTGGCTCAGAGTTCATCTGGACCGTCAGCTCCTCGACCAGGACCCCACGACTACAGTCCCAGCTCTGGGGCTGACCAGAGGGTGGTCAATGGAG GTCCATCCCATTGGCCCTCACCCTGTCCGTCTCCTTCCTCCCGCCCCCCCTCTCGTTACCAGTCTGgcccctcctccctgcctcctcggGCGACCACGCCCACCAGGCCACCCTCCAGACCCCCCTCTCGACCTTCCAGGCCTCCCTCTCACTCATCCCATCCTTCCTACCCCTCCTCCCCATCCTCTTTTTCTCACCATGGGCCCACGTCTCCAGCCAACACCCTGCCCAAACGCATGTCTTCAGAAG GTCCACCCAGAATGTCTCCAAAATCACAGCGGACACCTCGTGCTCACAGAGTGCCACCCTGCCGGACTACTGGAGTCCCCCCAGGAGTGGACTTAATTTCCCACAATGCCCCTGGAGAGGTCCCAGTGACTCCACCAACCAGGAGCAGCTCCTCTGGAGGGACATGGTCATCAGTAGTTAGTGGAG CTCACAGACCTCGCTCCCCCCGACAGAACAGTATGGGTGGAGCGTCCCCTGGCTCCTCCTCCATACCTTCACCCCAGACAGGAGCAACACCTGTGGAAACTGCTGCCACACCAACATCAACTTCCTCCCCTACTGCTGCTAGCCCCGCCCCCGGCATGGTCGCCTCTCCATTAGCAGATG CAAAGGAGTGTCGTGTTCAGGAAACAAGGCAAACATCCCCAATGGCAAACAAGGAGAATATCAAGCCCTTGGACAGCTCACCCAGTATCACCAGACCAGTCTGTAAAG GACCCCCTTCTATGGCATCAGACCACAGAAAACAAATAGATAATTTAAAGAAATTTAGTGTCGATTTTAGG TTGCAGTCTAGTTCAAACTCTGACCCCGCCTTTGACCAGATGATGACCAAGCCGCCCAGAGATCCAGCGGACAAGCCGAAAGACCTTCCCCTGGACAAAGCCTCCGCGGCTGGGCGGGAGGGCCTCGATGACGGTGCTGTGATTGCTGCAAGTGCCCCCGGTTGTGCCCCTGCTCCATCTaccaacaccaccatcaacaCCAGTAAGCCTGGCAGTCCCGCTGCgctgtctccctctccttcaGCCCCAGACATGAAGAGGGCAGGGCTGGATGTGACATCACAGGGTGTTCAGACATCGGCCACGTCCTCATTCAGTGGAGCCAAGcatgaagaaaaggaggagaaaaaggaggctGTGCAAGA TCAAGTGAGGAAGTCAACTCTGAACCCTAATGCCAATGAGTTTAAACCCAGGTTCAACACACAG CCCAAACCAGCCAACACTCCGACGCCTCCCCGGCCTCAGGGCCAGCCCAGCCCCTCCATCATGGTCCAGCAGCCCCAGGCTGTTTACGGCCAGACAGTATGCTTCCCACAGATGTATCCCCTCACACCTGTCAGCCCTGGAGTGCAG aaaagcataatatggaag TCTCCAGCTATGTACCAGGTTCAGATGCCACATATGACAGTCAGCCAGTCTAAACCCTACAGACCAGGTAAAG TACCCAACATGCCCCAGCAGAGGTCAGACCAGCACCACCCACCAGGCACGCCCACCATGATGCATCCAGCGACAGCAGCAGGACCCCCTATTGTAGCACAGAGCCCCGCCTACTCTGCTCAGTACTTCACCTGCAGCCCTCAGCAATTCACCAGTCAGCCGCTGGTTCAGCAGATGACACATTACCAATCACAG GCGCAGCATGTGTTCAGTCCAGTAATGCAGGGCAGTGCCAGGATGATGGCGCCTCCCACACATGGACAGCCCAGCCTTGTCTCTTCCTCAACTACACAGTACCCggagcagacacacaccatgTATG TGTCTCCAGGGCCAATGCCTCAGCAGTACCCACACCCCAGTGCCACCTTGCACCCTCACCCTCAGCATCCCCAGCCCTCTGCTACGCCTACAGGCCAGGGCCAGCAGGGTGGTCCCCCTCAACATGGAGGTCCACAAAGCCACCCAGCTGCTAGCCCAGTCCAGCACCCACAGCACCAacaggcagcagcag ctgcagcagcagcccagGCCCTCCACCTGGCCAACCAGGCCCCGCAGCAGCAGATGTACTCAACCTTGGCCCCCACTCCCCCCTCCATGACCCCAGGACCCAACCCTCAGTCTCCCCAGGCATCGTTCCCCTCTGCCCAGCAGACAGTCTACATCCACCCACAGCAGGTGCAGCACGGCTACAACCACAACCACATGGCACATGTGCAGCAG GCCCATATGCAGTCTGGTATGGTGCCGTCTCACCACCCGGGGCAAACCCACCCCACCATGATGCTGATGGCTACCCAGGGTCCTCCGGGGGGTCCGCAGCCCCAAATGCCCCAGCAGGCACTCAACCACATACCTGTTTCTTCCACCACACATTTCTCCTACCTAGCACATCCACAAG TGCAAcctcatcatcagcagcagctgtaG